In one Maniola jurtina chromosome 13, ilManJurt1.1, whole genome shotgun sequence genomic region, the following are encoded:
- the LOC123870942 gene encoding mitochondrial potassium channel-like, with amino-acid sequence MADRLRQIAQKVKDKFNLPQIKVNGREKVDQLVTKYVPATRVTEIAEKFKQESIVNRVKEMVSRYEKFTGIEEIMAIQNTVVEAQERFMTAQERRREMGKELAAIEARLKELHADMQNTMKGDEKYLQLCTEEHKLIIQERALRTLFSDAEREERELFASMSAAVKLGHERERAHAERNKYWYIVASIFGTLLGIGGSTINNRLKMNEFKDLMEEQMARSASVLYTIAGGGSASRAEIADAMKTEFAYQEQLANNLNLMQENINTLVSKQSSLIDHLSTQEYMIETQMRDLKRLIIAASQTSAKSDAKLAKALSEVHQELEEADIERDKIQEMKPITSTSEANQILTALGILLCAAVIFGNVFGRIS; translated from the exons ATGGCCGACCGCCTCCGCCAGATCGCACAAAAGGTTAAAGACAAATTCAACCTGCCTCAGATCAAAGTAAACGGCCGGGAAAAAGTTGACCAGTTGGTAACCAAGTATGTGCCAGCTACTCGGGTTACAGAAATTGCCGAGAAGTTCAAACAAGAAAGTATTGTTAACAGGGTCAAAGAAATGGTGTCTAGATATGAGAAATTCACTGGTATTGAAGAAATTATGGCCATACAAAACACCGTTGTCGAAGCCCAA GAGCGTTTCATGACAGCACAAGAGAGGAGGCGAGAGATGGGTAAAGAACTGGCAGCTATTGAGGCGAGGCTGAAAGAGTTGCATGCAGATATGCAAAATACTATGAAAGGGGATGAGAAATACCTACAACTTTGTACTGAGGAGCACAAG CTTATCATCCAAGAGCGGGCGTTGCGTACACTATTCTCTGACGCTGAAAGAGAAGAAAGAGAACTTTTTGCATCTATGTCAGCAGCTGTCAAACTTGGCCATGAAAGAGAAAGGGCACACGCTGAGCGAAATAAATACTGGTATATTGTCGCTTCAATTTTTG GTACATTACTTGGCATAGGTGGCTCCACTATAAACAACCgtctaaaaatgaatgaattCAAAGATTTGATGGAGGAGCAAATGGCGCGAAGTGCAAGTGTTTTGTACACCATTGCAGGCGGTGGATCGGCCAGTCGAGCTGAAATTGCCGATGCTATGAAAACGGAGTTTGCATATCAG GAACAACTCGCcaacaatttgaatttaatgCAAGAGAATATTAACACTTTAGTCAGTAAACAATCATCATTGATCg ATCACTTAAGTACTCAAGAATACATGATAGAAACCCAAATGCGTGATTTGAAACGGTTAATAATAGCTGCTTCACAAACCAGCGCAAAATCTGACGCAAAGTTAGCAAAAGCATTATCGGAAGTACATCAGGAACTAGAAGAAGCAGATATCGAACGGGACAAAATTCAAGAGATGAAGCCAATTACTAGTACTTCAGAGGCGAACCAAATTTTAACTGCTCTTGGCATCCTTCTGTGCGCAGCTGTTATCTTTGGAAATGTCTTCGGGCGAATCAGTTGA
- the LOC123870944 gene encoding HMG box-containing protein 4 — protein sequence MQEDLEVTGVSRSGRVRKKSSKLMDFESPDDIETRFRRQTPMKTYSNVRHEEPVEYREPPKAVEEAGTASSESDYYENNADQGESMESDSSASDEGSARTPANSLYMMEKSKKKLVIKDGRVVGRAKAQRKDKGKTRITAYMMWAKEARNDLLRKHPDMDFSAISKRLGEMWANVNYNERYLWKRKAKRFAIQKEQSNQPMVNKIISNPSIRPQHPGPGRPPANRAPPKHSPVAHAQQALVPVSNANSAANTGSGMYRVTGCGAVEVAAHLRLLGESLAIIGERLKEHEGQIAVSGSVSVLLDTLLCSLVPLIAVTRAVPAIAPPQRLLQDTLHNIAYIMPGL from the exons atgcaAGAAG ATTTGGAAGTTACGGGTGTTTCGCGGAGTGGGCGAGTGAGGAAAAAGAGCTCAAAGCTGATGGATTTCGAGTCTCCAGACGACATTGAGACCAGGTTTCGCCGACAAACACCGATGAAAACGTATTCGAATGTAAGGCACGAGGAACCAGTGGAATATCGGGAGCCTCCGAAAGCGGTAGAAGAAGCTGGCACCGCGTCAAGTGAATCAGATTATTACGAGAATAATGCGGATCAGGGCGAAAG TATGGAGTCGGACAGCTCAGCATCTGATGAGGGCTCTGCACGCACACCAGCCAACTCCCTGTACATGATGGAGAAGAGCAAAAAGAAACTTGTCATTAAAGATGGCCGGGTAGTAGGGAGGGCTAAGGCGCAGAGGAAGGATAAAG GCAAGACTCGCATCACAGCCTACATGATGTGGGCCAAAGAAGCTCGCAACGACTTGCTGAGGAAACATCCCGACATGGATTTCTCTGCCATTTCCAAGAGACTCGGCGAAATGTGGGCTAAT gTGAATTACAATGAACGCTACTTGTGGAAGCGCAAGGCAAAGCGTTTCGCCATACAAAAGGAACAAAGCAACCAGCCGATGGTTAACAAGATTATTTCAAACCCAA GTATTCGACCGCAGCACCCCGGGCCGGGGCGCCCGCCCGCCAACCGCGCGCCGCCCAAGCATTCACCCGTCGCGCACGCGCAACAGGCGCTCGTT CCGGTATCAAACGCCAACTCTGCGGCCAATACTGGTTCAGGCATGTACCGGGTGACGGGTTGCGGCGCGGTGGAGGTAGCGGCGCATCTGAGACTGCTGGGCGAGAGCTTGGCCATCATTGGTGAACGCCTGAAGGAACATGAG GGTCAGATCGCAGTATCAGGCTCAGTGTCCGTTTTGCTGGACACGCTCCTCTGCTCGCTGGTGCCACTGATAGCAGTGACGCGCGCCGTCCCGGCCATCGCGCCGCCGCAGCGCCTGCTGCAGGACACGCTGCACAACATCGCGTACATCATGCCCGGACTTTAG